From Plasmodium chabaudi chabaudi strain AS genome assembly, chromosome: 12, the proteins below share one genomic window:
- a CDS encoding conserved Plasmodium protein, unknown function (query 669-669;GPI_cleavage_site_score=0.344;~pfam_scan;Pfam:PF00134.19; E()=3.8E-6;score=26.6;query 238-325;description=Cyclin_N;~iprscan;InterPro:IPR006671 : Cyclin, N-terminal;Pfam:PF00134; score=3.9E-6;query 238-325;description=Cyclin, N-terminal;~iprscan;InterPro:IPR036915 : Cyclin-like superfamily;Superfamily:SSF47954; score=1.45E-12;query 240-569;description=Cyclin-like superfamily), with the protein MKIIELLYNSNLSIDEHDIRNYSINERSKENINKECIIQTNDKTKDEHINNCVYANIEEEQVKETHNAIHLKTKVNENEQPEKLVCSQFNKMNMENNVTILSDRYHKENISINNTNDDICEKIKNIKTKQSLECYDSYYSTHILGIGGKGKNKNTNKDSKLNDNNKCDEIESYKKDDSSSSLNNMNHQNDEGDGDENDGNKDNGETTIDNIKFQIKKELYKKLKIAFNTNMQFNISEQYYIKFMKKKKFRKYVLNTSKFIVILGKYLRLSFSTISMALYYMHKYNKKKLTKKNKPINYIIAGSCIFLAWKLREDFEQCKKSQKLYDIPKGIFKLLNYFYKKKIIRKKIKQIQPDLIYNHQNCYDIKDDDTFDTLIELAKKKNEILTCPNEDDKGVNASQNNAQNIKKRKIETHNEDTKKIDKQSYQEEDEEKKHYMNLYNQLIDLNNIITDSGYVSDINNISDVSDLFNSYLSECNSDNLSEYKFSTEDEKEDDNDLDQSNKNGNNDILKNEHIDKNAYIQKFKKLCKKKKKNINISSSKWVLNNSGQKLQLLQKAIIYYEGEVLKSFNYFIKPKILSFELIPLFITNFVSIMNDYIKPNQVSYLQKLSSLIILDFYKTPLCLIFPPKEILIVCIIKGYISLKLINSELDLDSVSLENFENKIKEYILSVSGDIPIDINRIKMALKEIRHPYH; encoded by the exons atgaaaatcattgaattattatacaaTTCTAATTTAAGTATCGATGAACATGATATAAGAAATTATTCAATAAATGAGCGAAgcaaagaaaatataaataaagaatgtATAATACAAACAAATGACAAAACAAAAGATGAGCATATCAATAATTGTGTATATGCTAACATAGAGGAGGAACAAGTAAAGGAAACACATAATGcaattcatttaaaaacgaaagtaaatgaaaatgaacaaCCAGAAAAACTAGTCTGTTCTCAatttaacaaaatgaatatggaaaataatgTCACAATATTATCCGATAGATATCATAAAGAAAACATatctataaataatacaaatgatgatatatgtgaaaaaataaaaaatataaaaacgaaACAGTCTCTTGAATGTTATGATTCCTATTACTCAACTCATATTTTAGGAATAGGgggaaaaggaaaaaataaaaatacgaaTAAAGATTccaaattaaatgataataataaatgtgaTGAAATTgaaagttataaaaaagatgatTCAAGCTCATCactaaataatatgaatcaCCAAAATGATGAAGGAGATGGGGATGAAAATGATGGCAACAAAGATAATGGTGAAACAACCatagataatataaaatttcaaattaaaaaagaattatataaaaaattaaaaattgcttttaatactaatatgcaatttaatataagcgaacaatattatataaaatttatgaaaaaaaagaaatttcgaaaatatgttttaaatacGTCGAAATTTATTGTAATATtaggaaaatatttacgTCTATCATTTTCCACTATTTCAATggcattatattatatgcataaatataataaaaaaaaattaacaaaaaagaataaacctataaattatattattgctGGGtcatgtatatttttagcaTGGAAATTACGAGAAGATTTTGAGCAATGTAAAAAGtcacaaaaattatatgatatacCTAAAGGgatttttaaattacttaattatttttataaaaaaaagattataagaaaaaagattaaacaaattcaacctgatttaatatataaccaTCAAAATTGTTATGACATAAAAGATGACGATACTTTTGATACGCTTATAGAACtagctaaaaaaaaaaatgaaatattaacGTGTCCAAATGAGGACGATAAAGGTGTTAATGCTTCACAAAATAATGCgcagaatataaaaaaaagaaaaatcgAAACACATAATGAAGATACAAAAAAGATTGACAAACAGTCATATCAAGAGGAAgacgaagaaaaaaaacactaTATGAATTTGTATAATCAATTGATAGatcttaataatattattacagATAGTGGATATGTGtctgatataaataatattagtgACGTTAGCGacctttttaattcatatcTTTCCGAGTGCAACAGTGACAATTTGTCAGAGTATAAATTTTCTACGgaagatgaaaaagaaGACGATAACGATCTTGAtcaatcaaataaaaacggaaataatgatatattaaaaaatgagcatattgataaaaatgcttatatacaaaaatttaaaaaattatgtaaaaaaaaaaaaaaaaatataaatatttcttccTCTAAATGggttttaaataattcaggACAAAAATTGCAGCTTCTTCAAAAAgccataatatattatgaaggagaagtattaaaaagttttaattattttataaaacctaaaatattatcttttGAACTTAttccattatttataacaaaTTTTGTATCAATAATGaatgattatataaaacCTAATCAGGTTtcttatttacaaaaattatcatctttaattattttggatttttataaaacacCACTTTGCTTAATATTTCCTccaaaagaaatattaattgtttgtataataaaggggtatatttctttaaagTTGATAAATTCGGAATTGGATTTAGATTCTGTATCTCTTGAAA attttgaaaataaaataaaggaGTACATCCTATCCGTTAGTGGGGATATCCCAATCGA catTAACCGGATAAAAATGGCTTTGAAAGAAATTAGGCACCCATATCATTAA
- a CDS encoding inositol 5-phosphatase, putative (query 1272-1272;GPI_cleavage_site_score=0.3306;~pfam_scan;Pfam:PF02383.14; E()=9.1E-64;score=215.2;query 75-371;description=Syja_N;~iprscan;InterPro:IPR002013 : Synaptojanin, N-terminal;Prosite:PS50275; score=49.215;query 135-474;description=SAC domain;~iprscan;InterPro:IPR002013 : Synaptojanin, N-terminal;Pfam:PF02383; score=8.8E-65;query 75-369;description=SAC domain): MYGSSPIVYKKFKIYSNRSIILIVGINEKEDAYNICELKRVKKIEIKKCFEIYGKINYRNLIKKKRAEYLCTCEGILGCIQFLSYPYLYVITDKEKIGVLFNEHKVYSVKNVLLIPFKETEFEKTNQEDHLVQIFYNSVNHKYLYFSYTYNLANSLQDNYFIQQEYLKGNIIYNKKYKNNYIWNYYHCKPFLKQNIFICLFVINGYLIQSKVPFSGKSIDITFVARRSYKYAGTRYRKRGINYNGYAANEVESEIILHEKNNISNVILSYVHLRGSVPILWNQSINYKLLKKPKIKCLKTDINYTCTKKHFSYLFKKYGYPITVVNLLSKNKYSDEDLLSREYKTCINIINKHIPPTIRIIYKHLDLRKSYKIGTKFAQYNLKLLFKFSLNNIGFFFIHNNQVLSIQRGVLRFNCVDCIDRTNAAQIFINIYMFIKFVTLINLLKKTDLFIADLKQLFQMCEELGDAVSKQYAGSLAHKKYTSGQNTNFFIQTKELFTSIKRYYISSFNDLEKQNSMNLYLGVIKSKLNEISNAHYLDTYVHNSFFKDLGNDRFWWVLPLEHFYYKVESLLDGSFDRCEKWNKINIDKNKIVEKKKKKKYTSSIYRYKKKTKLHISKLSLHLKGYTKIVKNINNNLKFYNCYSKTNIFKNMYNANNMLSIFLKQNSILSLEHYSNINHINPVVKEKEIQIENSIENANQITFNLFKEVCQTFEHYNVYKNNFNKFFKNKNIFRLKIWRLIACYNYLNYLKIYFQFFFLIYYSFCSKYNVIQVYLDHLRIISEWQNVQAARQVASQAAIQVASQVASQVASQVTSQEPSQRHRKSEPNYLYRNGSNYVHNNTDEETCIVNKTNDRFPISSQFNSYNNEVENVIEEFKKRGNMATLLNYYMNYFYINKLNYNYILLNLSYVPDENNDVVSKSRRKNINHKNCENKMDTLTRGKKKKAMNTNIVNDTSISCSKDQMKGLHTFSSKIVDKKKYDLRGKQIFSANYCLKNKSKLILDKHKKRKKNIIKLPCVYSPIYFNVKLLKYFMFVHYYFSSNYNNLINIKKKIETIDMGKNTNFIEIQNHLSKSNKNITFYNIQFYLKKMIEIHGENNMNPFFNELYMSYIYNCHYYKKFNLSFQRDIKQLFYNPNNATTSGNNNDNEKKVSKIKSEKIQFLQEYDSFENILKEKKKIKLIDDKIHNEINYHYQLANKYMSIDSFQKKYYHEMKHFQEKDQKIKNYFKKNIKLCDISNNNDYNTKINAFIENIKLIHTKQVDKWEYKNVENFNSLSDKLENKMNYHDYCDPLRRKIFA; the protein is encoded by the coding sequence ATGTATGGCTCAAGCCCgattgtttataaaaaatttaaaatatatagtaatCGAAGTATAATACTAATTGTTGggataaatgaaaaagaggATGCATACAATATATGTGAATTAAAGagagttaaaaaaatagaaataaaaaaatgttttgaaatatatggaaaaataaattatcgaaatttaataaaaaaaaaacgagcggaatatttatgtacatGTGAAGGTATATTAGGAtgtatacaatttttaagctatccatatttatatgtaattaCTGATAAAGAAAAGATTGGAGTCTTATTTAACGAACATAAAGTATATAGCGTAAAgaatgttttattaattccTTTTAAAGAAACtgaatttgaaaaaacaaatcaaGAAGATCACTTAGTACAAATATTCTACAATTCTGTgaatcataaatatttatatttttcttatacatataatttagCTAACAGCTTACaagataattattttatacaacAAGAATATCtaaaaggaaatataatatataataaaaaatataaaaataattatatatggaattattatcattgtaaaccatttttaaaacaaaatattttcatctgTCTCTTTGTAATAAATGGGTATCTAATACAATCTAAGGTTCCATTCTCTGGAAAGAGTATTGATATTACTTTTGTAGCTAGACGtagttataaatatgctgGGACTCGTTATAGAAAACGTGGGATAAACTACAATGGCTATGCAGCAAATGAAGTTGAATctgaaattattttacatgaaaaaaataatatatcaaatgttattttatcttATGTACATCTAAGAGGTTCAGTACCTATATTATGGAATCAAtctattaattataaactaTTAAAGAAACCCAAAATTAAATGTCTTAAAACggatataaattatacatgcacaaaaaaacatttcagttatttatttaaaaaatatggatatCCAATTACTGTTGTCAACCTgttaagtaaaaataaatacagtGATGAAGATCTATTGTCTAGAGAATATAAAACTTGTATTAACATAATTAATAAGCACATCCCACCAACCATtcgaattatatataaacatttagATTTAAgaaaatcatataaaataggAACGAAATTTGcacaatataatttaaaacttttatttaaattctctttaaataatattggatttttttttatacataataatcAAGTTTTATCAATTCAAAGAGGTGTACTTCGTTTTAATTGTGTCGATTGTATAGATAGAACGAATGCAGctcaaatttttataaatatatatatgtttataaaatttgttacattaataaatttattaaaaaaaacagattTATTTATAGCTGACTTAAAACAACTTTTTCAAATGTGTGAAGAATTAGGGGATGCTGTTTCTAAACAATATGCAGGTTCATTAgctcataaaaaatatacatcaggtcaaaatacaaatttttttattcaaacAAAAGAATTATTTACATCTATTAAAAGATATTACATTAGTTCCTTTAATGATttagaaaaacaaaattcaATGAATCTATATTTAGGTGTCATAAAATCAAAGCTTAATGAAATATCAAATGCACATTATCTCGACACTTATGTacataattcattttttaaggATCTAGGAAATGACAGGTTCTGGTGGGTTCTACCTCTAGAACATTTTTACTATAAAGTGGAATCACTACTTGATGGGTCCTTCGATAGATGtgaaaaatggaataaaattaatattgataaaaacaaaattgtagaaaaaaaaaaaaaaaaaaaatatacatccTCCATttatagatataaaaaaaaaacaaaattacatatatcaaaattgtctttacatttaaaagggtatacaaaaattgtaaaaaatataaacaacaatttaaaattttataattgttatagcaaaacaaatatttttaaaaatatgtacaatgcaaataatatgctcagcatatttttaaaacaaaattcgATATTAAGTTTGGAGcattattcaaatataaatcatatCAATCCTGTTGtcaaagaaaaagaaattcaAATTGAAAACAGCATAGAGAATGCTAACCAAATAACCTTTAACCTTTTCAAAGAAGTTTGTCAAACATTTGAGCATTataatgtttataaaaataattttaataaattttttaaaaataaaaatattttccgACTAAAGATATGGAGACTAATTGCTTGCTACAATTatctaaattatttgaaaatatattttcaattctttttccttatttattattctttttgttCGAAGTATAATGTTATTCAAGTTTATTTAGACCACTTGCGGATCATCTCGGAGTGGCAAAACGTCCAAGCAGCACGCCAAGTAGCAAGCCAAGCAGCAATCCAAGTAGCAAGCCAAGTAGCAAGCCAAGTAGCAAGCCAAGTAACAAGCCAAGAACCTTCCCAGCGACACAGAAAAAGCGAaccaaattatttatatagaaaTGGTAGCAACTATGTACATAATAATACCGACGAAGAGACTTGTATTGTCAACAAGACTAATGATCGATTCCCCATTTCAAGCCAATTCAATtcttataataatgaagtCGAAAATGTTATTgaagaatttaaaaaacgaGGGAATATGGCAACtctattaaattattatatgaattatttttatataaataaactaaactataattatattcttttaaacTTATCATATGTGCCAGACGAAAATAACGATGTCGTTTCGAAAAGtcgaagaaaaaatattaaccacaaaaattgtgaaaacaaaatggaTACACTAACAAGggggaagaaaaaaaaagctatGAATACAAACATTGTTAATGACACTTCTATATCTTGTAGTAAAGATCAAATGAAAGGACTACATACTTTTAGTTCCAAAATCGtggataaaaaaaaatatgatttaaGAGggaaacaaatattttcagCTAACTAttgtttgaaaaataaatcaaaactTATTTTagataaacataaaaaacgaaaaaaaaatattataaaattaccATGTGTATATAGcccaatatattttaatgtaaaattattaaaatattttatgtttgttcattattacttttcttcgaattataataatttaataaatataaaaaaaaaaattgaaacaATTGATATgggaaaaaatacaaattttatagaaATACAAAATCATCTTTctaaatcaaataaaaatattactttttataatatccaATTTtatcttaaaaaaatgattgaAATCCATGgcgaaaataatatgaaccCATTTTTCAATGAGCTATACATgtcttatatttataattgtcattactacaaaaaatttaactTAAGCTTCCAAAGGGATATAAAACAACTTTTTTACAACCCTAATAACGCAACTACTAGTggcaataataatgataatgaaaaaaaagtaagtAAAATCAAATCGGAAAAAATTCAATTCTTACAAGAATATGAttcatttgaaaatattttaaaagaaaagaaaaaaattaaattaatcgatgataaaatacataatgaaataaattatcattatcaGCTAgccaataaatatatgtctATTGATAGtttccaaaaaaaatattatcatgaAATGAAACATTTCCAAGAAAAAgatcaaaaaattaaaaattattttaaaaaaaatattaaattatgtgatatttcaaataataatgattataATACTAAGATAAATGCgtttattgaaaatattaaattaattcatACAAAACAAGTAGATAAATgggaatataaaaatgttgaaaattttaattccCTATCTGATAAgcttgaaaataaaatgaattatcATGATTATTGTGATCCTTTAcgtagaaaaatatttgcctaa